The genomic stretch CTGTACAGGTACTGAAGGCCTTCAGGCTGGACTCCTCCTTTAAGAAAACCACCGTCTTTATGATAAGCAGATATGAGAAGAAAATGAAGAGAGAGTCGTTTCCCATGACGGTGAACACTATGACCAAGCCAATGATGACATTGACCGTTATGTTTCCACATGCCAACTTCATGGCCTCTTGGTGGAGGCAGTAGGAATGGGTCAGCAGATTGCTCTTCCACAAGGGGAACCTCTTGAGAAGTAATGGGAGAGGTATTACTGCAGTTGCCCCTCTGACCATAATGACGAAAGTGATCTTTATGATTGTCTGATTGGTTAAAATAGAAGGATATTTAAGAGGGTGGGAAATGGCGACATATCTGTCTACAGCCATGGCCGTCAGGATCCCCGACTCAACAGCGGGCAAGAAATGGATCCAAAACATCTGCGTTAGACACGTGTCGAAAGTTATCCGGCGACTGTCAAGCCAGAAGATTGCCAGCATTTTGGGCATGGTCGTGGTGGCTATCAGAAGTTCCACAGCAGATAACATGAGAAGGAAGATATACATTGGCTTGTGGAGGGCTTGGTCAACCTTAATGATATAGATGATGGAGAGGTTTCCCAGGACAGCCATAATATACAATAAAACCAGGGGAAAGCCAAGCCAGAAATTCAGATTGTCCAGATCCGGTATTCCACTGAGGGTGAAATCATCGATATGGATGCAGGTCATATTATCCCTCTCCATTGTGTTGAGTcaatgcagctgcatcttctgctgCAAAAGGTGCATCCTAAATTTGGCTAAATATCTACATCTTTATTGGTATCACTAGTGACAGTAATCACACATTATGTATCTGTCCATCATCTCCGATAGTCCGGGGCAAAGTCAGCAATGCAGACAAACTTTTAATACAGGTAAATCGGAAGCCTGAAAAAAGTGAAGAAACAAATGACTATGAATTGCAGAAGCTGATCATCTATCTGTTTCTGTTTTTGATTTGTAAATAGACAACACAGGCAATGTATAAAAGATACGgtgtctcctcctcccccatgctctgttctcacccccctccccccagcaaccCCCAGCCTGCGTCATATTAGAACAACTGTTACATCACGAAGAAGCAGAGTTATTTTAGATGTAAAGAAGCCATGGCCTCCATAGTCTATCGAATTTAGTGGGACAGTTCCTGCTGAGATAAGTGAGCTTATAGAATCGGAGAGCATCACCATCCAAAGAAGTCCAGTCTTCCACAGTCAGTGGTGGTGGCTTTATCCAGTTCACGATGAGTGACTTCCAAGCACAGAAGCATAATATATGCCATAAAGAAATCTGACGGTTGTTTGGCAGGACATCATaagctcatacctcccaactttttgagatgagaaagaggggcacttaggccacacccctaccCTGGTTcgttttttcttcatattaacatgtagaaataaaaaaaaaaaaaaataacaaactaaAGGATAGGAATAGAGTTTAGAGTAGTATTTTTCGGTAGATGGATATTTACACATATATTATAGTTATTTACAtacatctgtacatgagtcctcaaagagggacatat from Hyperolius riggenbachi isolate aHypRig1 chromosome 2, aHypRig1.pri, whole genome shotgun sequence encodes the following:
- the LOC137544613 gene encoding olfactory receptor 51E1-like, whose amino-acid sequence is MLGFSSHGSQLSHFTLSGIPDLDNLNFWLGFPLVLLYIMAVLGNLSIIYIIKVDQALHKPMYIFLLMLSAVELLIATTTMPKMLAIFWLDSRRITFDTCLTQMFWIHFLPAVESGILTAMAVDRYVAISHPLKYPSILTNQTIIKITFVIMVRGATAVIPLPLLLKRFPLWKSNLLTHSYCLHQEAMKLACGNITVNVIIGLVIVFTVMGNDSLFIFFSYLLIIKTVVFLKEESSLKAFSTCTAHICAVLIYYIPLINASVSHRVQYGSIPNLPILFSNAYLLIPPVINPLIYGIKTKQIRERLIKLFSNIKCAGLV